A genomic segment from Meiothermus sp. Pnk-1 encodes:
- a CDS encoding Zn-dependent hydrolase: MSLNPQRTIAELKELRALTSDENGAQRVAWTDTWLKAREWFRSKLEGLPVEFHQDAAGNNWVTLRGESEQALLMGGHLDSVPNGGWLDGCLNVLAALEVLRRIAEEYGGRPPVTVRLVDWADEEGARFGRSLLGSSAFAGTHTIEADRGRTDREGVRLEDALRRCGVEIDRFPEAAQEQKNAAAYLELHIEQGPVLERLGLPLGVVLGTKGVERHQITFYGQEAHSGSTPMTARKDALAAAAKLALEIRPIAMKHPDAVCTMGSVKTYPGIVTAVVGRCECTLDQRDLDANVLAQMLAEAREASERFAKEENCTVEWSRIWNIEPIPFHPHLIELCDEAIREVAGVSHRLPSGPLHDAAEVARAGIPTVMMFVQSLYGISHNKIEDTKEEHLELAVRAFDRLASKTMQWMLNG; the protein is encoded by the coding sequence ATGAGTCTGAACCCACAGCGCACCATCGCCGAACTCAAGGAACTCCGCGCCCTCACCAGCGACGAGAACGGGGCCCAGCGGGTAGCCTGGACGGATACTTGGCTCAAGGCGCGGGAGTGGTTCAGGTCAAAGCTCGAGGGGTTGCCGGTAGAGTTCCATCAGGATGCCGCCGGGAACAACTGGGTCACGCTAAGGGGGGAGAGCGAGCAGGCTCTCTTGATGGGTGGCCACCTCGACAGCGTGCCGAACGGCGGCTGGCTAGACGGCTGCCTCAATGTGCTGGCCGCGCTCGAGGTCCTGCGCCGCATCGCCGAGGAGTACGGGGGTAGACCCCCCGTCACCGTGCGCCTGGTGGACTGGGCCGACGAGGAGGGGGCCCGCTTTGGGCGCAGCCTTTTGGGTTCGTCAGCCTTCGCCGGCACCCACACCATCGAGGCCGACCGGGGCCGCACCGACCGCGAGGGGGTGCGGCTCGAGGATGCCCTGAGGCGCTGCGGCGTGGAGATCGACCGCTTTCCCGAAGCGGCCCAGGAGCAAAAGAACGCAGCGGCCTACCTCGAGCTGCACATCGAACAGGGGCCGGTGCTGGAGAGATTGGGGCTGCCCCTAGGGGTGGTGCTGGGGACCAAAGGGGTCGAGCGCCACCAGATCACCTTCTACGGCCAGGAAGCGCACTCCGGCTCCACCCCCATGACCGCGCGGAAGGACGCGCTGGCGGCGGCGGCCAAGCTGGCCTTGGAGATCCGCCCCATCGCCATGAAACACCCCGATGCAGTCTGTACCATGGGCTCGGTCAAGACCTATCCCGGTATCGTCACGGCGGTGGTGGGGCGCTGCGAGTGCACCCTCGACCAGCGCGACCTCGACGCGAACGTCCTGGCCCAGATGCTGGCCGAGGCTCGCGAGGCCAGCGAGCGCTTTGCCAAAGAGGAAAACTGCACCGTGGAGTGGAGCCGTATCTGGAACATCGAACCCATCCCCTTCCATCCGCACCTCATCGAGCTTTGCGACGAGGCCATCCGCGAAGTGGCGGGCGTCTCCCACCGGCTACCCTCCGGGCCGCTGCACGATGCGGCGGAGGTGGCCCGCGCAGGGATTCCCACGGTGATGATGTTCGTCCAGTCCCTCTACGGGATCAGCCACAACAAGATCGAGGACACCAAGGAGGAGCACCTCGAGCTCGCCGTGCGGGCCTTCGACCGGCTGGCCAGTAAGACGATGCAATGGATGTTGAACGGCTAG
- a CDS encoding PucR family transcriptional regulator, producing MSLPTLRQILELPAFAGAELLSGHSRLDQLITWVHVAEVMDAWRFLSGGELLLSTGLELARATPEAQVTYLRALAQAGAHGLALELVQWMREVPAELLQTARLLEFPILVFRKEVRFADLTRAAHERILRPHGAGEEEPLLESLLDALIETGRSQGFLRRQLGPILSLPSRPRSTLLSTLEALLASQFNIAETARRLGVRRQSIYYRLEQLKGMLGDLDSTERRLGLWVALELLKR from the coding sequence ATGAGCCTGCCTACCCTGCGTCAGATCCTCGAGCTGCCCGCCTTCGCTGGGGCGGAACTCCTGTCGGGCCATTCCCGCCTCGACCAGCTCATCACCTGGGTTCACGTCGCGGAAGTCATGGACGCTTGGCGCTTTTTGTCGGGCGGGGAACTGCTGCTTTCCACGGGGCTGGAGCTGGCTCGAGCCACCCCGGAAGCCCAGGTCACCTACCTGCGCGCGCTGGCCCAGGCCGGGGCGCACGGCTTGGCGTTGGAACTGGTGCAGTGGATGCGGGAGGTGCCCGCCGAACTGCTACAAACGGCGCGGCTGCTCGAGTTCCCCATCTTGGTCTTCCGGAAGGAGGTCCGCTTCGCCGACCTCACCCGCGCCGCCCACGAGCGCATCCTGCGCCCGCATGGGGCGGGGGAAGAGGAGCCCTTGCTCGAGTCCCTCCTGGACGCTTTGATCGAAACGGGCCGGAGCCAGGGCTTCCTCCGGCGCCAGCTCGGCCCCATCCTCTCCCTGCCCAGCCGCCCGCGTTCGACGCTGCTCTCGACGCTCGAGGCCCTGCTGGCTTCGCAGTTCAACATCGCCGAAACGGCCCGGCGGCTTGGGGTGCGGCGGCAGAGCATCTACTACCGCCTGGAGCAGCTAAAGGGCATGTTGGGCGACCTCGACAGCACCGAGCGTCGGCTGGGGCTGTGGGTGGCGCTCGAGCTGCTCAAGCGGTAA
- a CDS encoding WD40 repeat domain-containing protein codes for MSRRYLWAALLWGFGALAQGGTSLEIRCLFQGASLEAAPILLNGIQVGTCPQVTLPMPSGKSKISIRASQNDGTFLQYERSFQGPIPSPLEATLERFDPRVTLSLNTKAPGLYDSAIAPDNRWLAVGGSDGLLRLWDLGAAREVRVFKGHTKYIRSVAYSPDGKWIASGSGDATVRLWDAVSGKELKNFKLAKSVWAVTFDTSGKHLLVIQLGGEAMLLDVASGKPLKRWQTSSFLFSTAFSPSGRTLVVGRSNGGVEFWDLANTRLVNQLQLGGGPVYAMAFSPDSRFLAAGRDSGEVMIYDLLTPGGAQLVATLTGHTDAVSSLAYSPDGRWLASGSADRTVRLWELAPGEAPRLNRVWVGHTATLNSVYFRKNLLYTTSNSGNILIWALPQ; via the coding sequence ATGAGCAGGCGTTACCTATGGGCGGCGCTTCTGTGGGGTTTTGGGGCCTTGGCCCAAGGAGGAACCAGCCTCGAGATCCGGTGCCTCTTTCAAGGAGCTTCGTTGGAGGCCGCCCCCATTCTCCTCAACGGGATCCAAGTGGGAACCTGCCCCCAGGTAACTCTGCCCATGCCCTCGGGCAAAAGTAAGATTAGCATCCGAGCGAGCCAGAACGACGGTACCTTTTTGCAGTACGAGCGCAGCTTTCAAGGACCCATTCCCTCTCCCCTCGAGGCTACTCTCGAGCGCTTCGACCCTAGGGTTACCTTAAGCCTCAACACCAAAGCCCCCGGCCTTTATGACAGCGCCATCGCCCCCGATAACCGCTGGCTAGCGGTGGGTGGAAGCGACGGGCTTCTACGCTTGTGGGACTTGGGGGCGGCCCGGGAGGTGCGCGTTTTCAAGGGGCACACCAAGTATATTCGCTCTGTGGCCTATAGCCCCGACGGCAAATGGATTGCCAGCGGTTCGGGAGACGCCACTGTACGGTTGTGGGATGCAGTCAGCGGCAAAGAGCTCAAGAACTTCAAACTGGCCAAAAGCGTGTGGGCGGTGACCTTCGACACCTCGGGCAAACACCTGTTGGTGATTCAGCTGGGGGGCGAGGCCATGTTGCTGGACGTCGCCAGCGGGAAGCCCCTAAAGAGGTGGCAGACCTCGAGCTTCCTGTTCTCTACGGCGTTTTCTCCCTCGGGCCGCACCCTGGTGGTGGGGCGATCCAACGGCGGGGTGGAGTTTTGGGACTTGGCCAACACCCGCCTGGTCAATCAGCTACAGCTCGGCGGAGGGCCGGTCTACGCCATGGCCTTTAGCCCCGACAGCCGCTTTTTAGCGGCTGGCCGGGATAGCGGAGAGGTGATGATCTACGACCTGCTGACACCCGGCGGAGCCCAGCTCGTCGCCACCCTAACAGGGCATACGGATGCGGTGAGCAGCTTAGCCTACAGCCCTGACGGCCGGTGGCTAGCCTCCGGCAGCGCCGACCGTACCGTGCGGCTTTGGGAGCTGGCGCCAGGCGAGGCCCCCAGGCTCAACCGAGTCTGGGTGGGGCATACCGCCACCCTCAACAGCGTGTACTTCCGCAAGAACCTGCTCTACACCACGAGCAATTCCGGCAACATCCTGATATGGGCATTGCCCCAGTAG